TCACCGCATCCCGCGCCGCTACGCGCCAGGCGAGGCCGTTGCCGTGAGCCATTAGCCGCAGCTGGTCGGGCCAGAGGTCCTTCCGGCCAGGCCTTGTCCCACCATGAAGCCGTAACCGCCTGCGCCACAGCGAACGCTTCGCCGGCGTGCGGGCTGCGCCGCAGCAGCCGTACATGACGACGCTGGGCCGTTGCGACCTGCGGCACATGCCGCACGTCCAGCTGCCCGGGGCCTGCCGTCGCTCCGTCGACGACGGGGGCTTCGAGCATCCAGCACTGGTGCTTGACGCAGACCCGTGCGTGCGGCAGGAGGTAGCGGCGTGCTTCTTCCCGGCCCTGTGTGGCGGTCGCGGTGCAGGCCCGGCACCCGGGCCCGTCGGCGGATCGTGGCTGCGGTGCGGACCCAGGCGGCCGGCCCGCTCCCTAGCCTGCTCGAAGGAACCTCCCGGCCCCAGGCGGGAAGGGCACGGCGCAAGTGTTCTTCAGGCATGCGGCAGAAGGCTGCGACCACCGCCCGGGCCTCGGCGTTGAAGACGACTTCGCCGTCGGGCCGCACGGTGAAGAGGTTGGGACGCCGTCCCCCATCCACGAGTGCGCCGATGAGCTTTTTGGCCGTGAGCCGGTAGCGGGAGGCGACTCGGCCCATGTAGGACAGCGTCGTCTCACCGTGCAGCGGCGCTACCCGCACTGCCCCCAAAGCCCCTGCGTGCCCGGAGAGTTCGGGCTGCTCGCGCTGTAGTGGCTGCGCCTGCCGCCCGCTGGTGGTCTTCGTCACCGCCGCTCCAACCTGTCAGGATCCCGCGTTGTGGCTGCGCGGGCGCGGGATGCGTTTTCGGGGCGGCGGGCTTGCTGTTCCGCGCGGATGGTCCGAGCTGGATGCCGGCCAGGAGCTTCTTGGTGATCTTTCCGCTGCCGTTGAGCAGGGTGGTCAGGGCGGCTTCGCGGATGAGGTGGGAGAGGCTGCCCATGACGCCGCCGGTGCGCTGGTGGAGATAGCCGGCTGCCGCGCCAGGGTGTGCGGGGTGTGGTGGCGTAGGCGCAGGGCTTCTTCCATGTCGGTGACCACACGCGCGCCAGATCTCGCGCTGCTCTTCGGTGGCGCAGGGCAGCGCGGTGTTGCGGATCAGGGTGAAGCGGCCGGCGAGCTGGACGCCGCGCGGCCCGGTCAGCAGGGGAGAGGCGTCGACGTCGACGCCGGCGTAGACGAAGGTGGCGGGGATGCGCTCGCCGAGGTGTTTCATCTGGTCGGAGGTTTCCGCGCCGGACGGGTGCGGGTGTCGAGCAGGGTGAACGTCGTCCACGAGGACCAGCTTCGTCTCCAGGAGGCACAGCAGGTGGCAGAGCGGCGGTCGGCGTCGGTGATCTGTGCCTGGTTCATGCGGGCCGCGATGGGGATGCCGAGGAACCGGGCGAATTCGCTGACCAGCATCTTGGGTGTGGAGGCCGGTGGCACGGCCAGGAAGACCACGGGCAGGCGGTCCGTGCGGCCGGGGTGCCGGCGCTGCTCGGCGAGTTCGAAGGTGCGGCCCATTTCGAGCAGGGTGGTGGTCTTGCCGGTGGTGGGCGGTCCGGAGACGATCAGGCCACGGCGTGCGGTGCCCTGCTGGCGGCGGTTGAGGAGCATCAGGCGCCGTAGCGACCCGGAGATGCGTTCCATGGCCGGGGTGGTCAGCACCACGAACCGGGAGTGGTAGTCCAGCCGTTCCTCCAGCGACCAGTCCTCGTCCGCGGCCGGATGGGGCTGCAGCGGGGGAGTGGCGACGAACTGCTGCCAGCCGTCCCGCGTGGTCGGCGGCGCGTACGCCGCGG
The Streptomyces fungicidicus DNA segment above includes these coding regions:
- a CDS encoding TniB family NTP-binding protein, whose translation is MTDAHADSTLHDGARAAAYAPPTTRDGWQQFVATPPLQPHPAADEDWSLEERLDYHSRFVVLTTPAMERISGSLRRLMLLNRRQQGTARRGLIVSGPPTTGKTTTLLEMGRTFELAEQRRHPGRTDRLPVVFLAVPPASTPKMLVSEFARFLGIPIAARMNQAQITDADRRSATCCASWRRSWSSWTTFTLLDTRTRPARKPPTR